The DNA window TAAAACAACCTTAAGATAATTGGGAGCTTAACATGGCAAGAATAGACGCGTTTTTTAAATTAATGCACGATCAGGGTGCTTCGGACCTTCATCTTGTTTCCGGACAGCCGCCGGCACTCAGGCTGAGAGGCGATGTTGAAAGGATCAAATACAAGGTCCTGGAAAATGACGACCTGAAAAGCATGCTTTATGAAATTGCACCGGAAGACAAGGTCAAGGTTTTTGAAGAAACCGGCGATGTTGATTTCGGCTATGAAATCCCCGGATTGGCCCGCTACCGGGCAAATTTCTTTATGCAGAAATATGGGGTGGCGGCGGTTTTCAGACAAATTCCCGAACAAATCATGACCGCCGAGCAACTTGGCCTGCCGCCGGTGGTTTCCAAGCTGGCTTCTTTGCCGCGAGGTCTGGTGCTGGTGACCGGTCCTACCGGTAGCGGTAAATCGACCACCCTGGCCGCCATCATCGACCAGGCCAATAGAAACCGCAAGGACCACATCATCACGGTCGAAGATCCCGTCGAATTTGTTCACAAAAGCCAGGGCTGTATCGTCAACCATCGCGAGGTCGGTTTGCACACCAAATCGTTTAAAGCCGCCTTGAAAGGAGCCTTGCGCGAAGATCCGGATATCATTCTGGTGGGTGAAATGCGAGACCTGGAAACCATCTCGCTGGCCATCGAAGCCGCCTCCACCGGGCATCTGGTTTTTGGCACCCTGCATACATCCAGTGCCCCCAAAACCGTTGACCGCGTGATCGAGGTTTTTCCCGCCAGCGAACAGTCCCAGATTCGCTCGACCCTGTCCGACGGACTGCGGGCGGTTATCGCCCAGGTTTTGTTTAAACGCATCGATAAAAAGGGACGCTGTGCCGCTCTGGAAATCCTGATTGCCAATCCGGCGGTCCGCAACCTGATCCGGGAAGCCAAAACCCACCAGATCAATTCCATGATTCAGACCGGCAGAAAATACGGCATGCAGCTTTTAGACGATGCCATCATGGAACTTTTAAACAAGGGATGGATCAGCGGCGAAGAAGCCTATATGAAGGCAAATGAAAAGAGCAAATTCAGGCCGTTTTTGAAAACTCCGCCTTCAGATTTCACGGACGCATAATAATTTAAACGTTTCGGAATTTTCACAACGCATTGAAGTCAACAATTTATTGTGGCTACTATTTTTCCCCTGGAGCCGGAATGATGGAGTTTTGGAGTGATGGACCAACAGGAATAAAAGCCTATAGTAAACCAATCTGTTGAGGTGGTGTGATGAAAAAACAGGAAATCGATTATATCCTGGCAAGAATGCTTGATGCCTACAACAATGTTTCCGATCTGAATATCACCGTAGGCAAACCCTTTCAGGTCGAAACTTCGGGCCAGCTTACCGGCGTGGAGATCGATCCGCCGTTTGCAGAACTGACCCCGTTTCAAACTGAAATTTTTGCCCTCAACCTGATCAATCAGGACCGGCGCCTGACCGAGATTCTTTTGAGGGAGGGGTCCTGCGACTCATCCTACGAGCTTCCCGGCAAGGCGCGTTTCCGGGTGAACATTTTTTCCCAGCGCAGTAACTACTCCGTTGTTTTGCGGAAGTTGGAAACCAAAATTCCCTCCTGCCAGGAAATGAATCTGCCGGAAGCCTTTTATAAGATGTCCCAGGAAAAAAACGGCATTATTCTGGTCACCGGTGCCACCGGCAGCGGCAAATCGACCTCTCTGGCCGCGGTCCTCAATGAATTCAACGAACAGAAATCGATTCATATCGTCACCTTGGAGGATCCGGTGGAATACCAGCATCCGCACAAGAAAGCCACCTTTAACCAGCGCGAAATGGGCAGCGATTTCGATGCCTTTTCCAGCGGCCTCAGGGCAGCTTTGCGCCAGGCGCCCAAGGTGATCCTGGTGGGTGAGATGCGTGACCGCGAAACAGTGGAAATCGGCCTCAGCGCGGCCGAAACCGGTCACCTGGTAATGAGCACCCTCCACACCGTGGACGCCGGGCAGACCATCAACCGCATCCTGGGCATGTTTACGAGCGAGGAAGAGCAGCAGATTCGCATTCGGCTGGCCGATACGGTTCGTTGGATCGTATGCCAGCGACTTCTTCCCAAGATCGGAGGGGGACGGGTGGCGGCTTTTGAAATTCTGGGAACCAACATGAGGATCAAGGACACGATTCTGCACGGGGAATCCGAAGGCAAAACCTATTATGAAATCATTCAGGCCGGTACAGCCTTCGGCATGACCACCTTTGACGATTACATCGTGGGATTATATAAAAAGGGCCTGATTACCGAAGAAACGGCCATGGCGTATTCTTCCCGCAAAGGCATCGTGGGCCGCGGTATCGACTCGGTCAAGAGCGCCCGCGGTGAAGCCACCACCGATATTGAGGGGTTGAAAATCGACATTGATTACGGCCGGGAAAAACCGCGCAAGCCCCGCTGACCCTTTATGTTAAGCTTGAAAATCTGGTCTTCTGGGTCAGGATTCTTTACTAAGTGGATATGGATTGAGGAGAAAATCATGGATGTTGTCTGTGATAAATGCCAAGGCAAGTTCAAAATTCCGGATGAAAAAGTTCCAAAAGGGCAGGTGTTTTCCGTGGCCTGCCCCAAGTGCCAGAATAAAATCTCCATCGACACGCGAACCGATGCGCCCCCGGCACCGGCTGCCGGACCGAAACCTCCATCGGAAAAAACCCTCCTCGACGAAGTCGGCGCCGGCTCTTATGACGCCGATGAAAAGCCGTTTGATTTTTTGGAAGAGGGGGCCAAAACAGCGCTTTTGTGTGAACAGGACGCCGGTCTCCAAGCCAAAATCAGAACAGCTTTGCAAAATATGGGGTACAGTACCACCGTACCGGCTTCAGCCAGGGATGTCCTCAAACAGATGCGTTTTCATGTCTTTGACATTGTAATGCTCAACGAGCGCTTCGACAGCCCGAATCCGGATATGAACAATGTGCTAAGATACCTGGACCAGCTTCCCATGTCTACCCGGCGCCATATTTTTGTGGCCCTTTTTACCGAACGTTTCCGCACCATGGACAACATGGTAGCCTTTAACAAGAGCGTCAATATTGTCGTCAACCTGAAAAACATTGATGATTTTGAAAAGATTCTAAGGCGCGGTGTGGCCGACTATGAGGCCTTTTACCGGGTCTTCAAACAAAGTTTAACCAAAATCGGCAAGATCTAAAACGCCAGCCCATGGAATATACCTGTGCTGATTACCGGATCGAAATGATGCTTTTAAGCCTCAAGCGGCGTCTGGAGCACGAAAATCTGAGCCCGGAGGAAAAAAAAGACATCCTCGCGCACATTAAAAGACTCGAGGCAGCCATGGGGCTGAACGAATAAGCCATGGGTCCCGTTGAAGTTGCGCCACAACTTTATCTTGTTCCCCTGGACCAAAACCTGCCCGGATTCACCGCATTTATAGGTGCCTGGATCTTTAAAGGCAGCCATACCTTTTTGGTGGATGTCGGCCCTGCGGCCACGGTCCCCATACTGCTGAAATCAATAAAGGCCTTAAAGATCCGGCATCTTGACGCCATTTTATTAACCCACATCCATATCGACCATGCCGGCGGCACCGGCGATCTTGTCGCTCATTTCCCCGACACGCCCGTTGTTTGCCACGAATCCGGAATCCGGCACCTGGCGGACCCTGCCCGCCTGTGGGAGGGAAGTCTCAAAACGCTCGGCCGGCCGGCCGAGGCTTATGGGCCGATCCGCCCCGTTGCGGGCAAACTGCTGTACGATGCGGCCCAATACCGACAACAGGATGTCGAACCGATCCCGACGCCCGGCCATGCTCCTCATCATGTGAGCTTTCTATTGGGGCCCTATCTTTTTGCCGGAGAGGCCGGCGGTGTCTTTATCGATCTTGGCGGCAAAGACGTTTACCTGAGACCGGCCACACCTCCCAAATTTCACTTTGAAACTTACCTTCAAAGCATCGATAGCCTGCTTGCAAAAAAACCGACGATACTATGTTACGGTCACTATGGGATCAGTCAAGACGCCGTGGGCATGCTGACCATCCACCGAAAACAGCTCTTGCTATGGAAACAAATTATTACCCAAGAATTTGGCAGGGCTGCCGAGAAGGACTTCCTTGAGGTCTGTTTCGACAGGCTTATCAGCGCAGACCCCTGCCTTAAAAGCTTTTCGCGGATGGATGCACCGGTTCAAGACCGGGAAAAAGGCTTCATGCAGAACAGTATCAGAGGATTTGCAGGCTATTTGTGCGACATGCTAGCTGACGCCGTTTGATATTCCTTCTTAATATGTTAGCCACAAAGACACTAAGGCACCAAGATTATACCCTGTTCGAGTCGGAACTCGATTAAGCATCCGTGGTCAGTAGTTTTCCAGGTTCAAAAGGCCTCTTTTTGTATTACACAAATATCAACTCCCTTTTGATTGCTTATCAACGTTTAACATATAGCAATCAACGGACATTACCGAAATTTTAGGTTTACTTTTAGTCTGCCATATGGTATAAAATACCATATGAAGGCCAAGCTGATCTATCATGAGAAATTTATCTATGCTGATGGTGCTATTCGGGACATGGTTCTCTGGCAACTACCCAAAAAGTCTTCTGATAGACCGTATGGATTGAAGTACCGTCTTTATTACGGGATCGCCGATGGAACCGGCATAATTCGTTACGACAACGAGTCGGGCAAAGGAGATCACAGACACATTAAAGGCAAGGAAGAACCCTATCAGTTTAAAGATGTGGAAACATTGGTAGCAGATTTCCTTGAAGACATCGAAAAAGCAAGGAAGGGATAAAAATGAAAAAACAAATTCAGATCGGGGTAGGCGATGCCGCAAGCACAGCTAAAGGTTTTATTGATGCTTGGAGGCGCGCCGAACGCGACGAAAAAGGAAAAACTGAGCACAGGCTATACTTCGAAAGCCTGGAGAAGCTTCTTAAGACGCTTACTTCAGGACGGTGGGTCTTGCTGAAAATACTGCGTAGAAAAGGTCCCATGAGCATACGTGCGTTAGCGAATGCTCTCGGGCGCGATTACAAAAACGTTTATACGGATGTGCGGCAACTGGAGAATATCGGACTGATTGGCCGGACTGAAGATGAAAAAATCAAGGTGCCCTGGGATATTGTGGAAGCGCGGTTCAGACTGGCGGCCTAACCAGGCCTTTTGCTGCAAAAGACGCGATCGTCCGCCCAGGAGCGGTGCCGAAACTCTACGGCCAGGGATAGGCCGTAGAGCCTGTCGATAAGCACCGCCAGGTACTTGCGGTTGGAGAGGGTGCGGGCGAAGGAGGGGGGCATCTGGTACCAGGTGTAGTTGAGTTCGGTAATCGCAAAGCAGCGGGCATACAGCGGCAACATCCCGCCCGTCTTGGTACCGGGCGGATAAAACCCGGCATCAACCCATTCGGTATAGGAAAACCCGCTGGTTCCGACCAGCAGGCGGCAGTCGCCGGTTTTGGATGATTCTTTTGCGCTTATGTTCATATGGTAAGACGGTTGCGGATATTGCATTAAAGCTTTTTCATGACGTCCGGACCCCGTTGCACGCCGACGACTTTGCCCTGAACCAGCACCTCGTCGAACGTATAGGTTTTGGGCGTGTGAGCCGAATTTTCAGGACAAAGTTCAATATGTTTTTCTCTGCGGAAAAAGCGCTTGACGGTCGCTTCTTCCTGGTTGATCAGGGCGACGATGATTTCGCCGTTTTCGGCAAACTGGCGGGGTTCACAGATCGCCAGATCCCCGTCCAGAATAGCGGCACCTTTCATCGAGTCGCCCTTGACTCTTAGTGCAAACAGGTTGAGGCCGCGAAATACGGCGGCGTCAACCACTACGCTGCCGTCCCACTCCTGCTGGGCGTATAAGGGCAGCCCGGCGGCAATGCTGCCGATAATCGGCACTTCCCGCCAGCGCATAACGCCCGACGTCTCGCGAGCACGGTTCAAAAGATGGATGGTACGGCTGTAGCGGCCGTCGCGCCTGATCGTTCCTTTGTCTTCAAGTGCTCTGACCATTTGAGATACCGCCGCGTGGCTCACCCCCATATCGGCTGCGGCCCGGCGCAAGCTGGGCGCTTTACCGGTCCGCAGGATCTCACGCTCGAGATAGCCTAAAAATTGTTGTTGTTTGGCCGTCAGTTCGGGTTGCATCGGATGCTTCTCCATTTAAAGTTAATTATATTTTATGCTAATATGGCAGAATGTCAATGTCAATGTAAATATTACTGTATGTTTTGTATACCATCGGTAAGAACCATCTTTTTATTGACATCCAAGCCGTATTTCCCTAAACTTCCTTGAAAAAAGGAAATTCTCATCATGTGCAAGGGGCGCAGATTATGATTAAAAAAATATTGATCGTGGACGATTCCAAGGTGGCTCGCATCATGTTGAAAAAATGCCTTCCCAAGGACAAAGCCTATGAAATCATTGAAGCGGTCGACGGGCAGGATGGCGTGAATAAATACCGGGAGTTTACGCCGGATGTAACGTTTATGGATCTTACGATGCCTGTGCTTGACGGTTTTAAGGCCACCGCGGAAATCATGAAACTGGATAAAAATGCCGTTGTAATTATCGCAACTGCCGACATTCAACGTAAATCCGCTGAACACGTCACGGCACTGGGCGCGTTTACACTGATTAAAAAACCGGTTAAATCGGAACTGATGCAAGAGGTGCTGGCCGCCGCCGAACTGAAACTGTCCAAACTGCCTGGAGTAAAATGATGAGTTCCGAAACAAACGATATTTTTTCTGATGAGGAAAAAGATATCTTGCAGGAAATTATGAACATCGCTTTCGGTAGCGCCACGGCCGATCTTGCTGAAGTGATCGACATTTTTGTGGAACTGAGCGTTCCGCAAATCCATCTGATTCCTGTCGGGGAATTGCCGGATTTTTTAAAAAACACGATCCATGCCTATGATGAAACCGTTATCGTAGACCAAAAATTCTGGGGGGATTTCAGCGGTTCGGGCTTGTTGGTTCTTCCCTCCAGAGCAACAAAAGAAATGTTGATGCTGCTTGCCGATAAGGAGCCTGAAGTTTCGTTCACCAAAACAATGGCAACGCTTGAAAAAGAATCACTGGTGGAAATCGGCAACATCCTGATAGGGGCTTGCGTGGGAAAGCTTTCTGAATTATTGAAAACGTTTGCCACTTACTCTCCGCCCCGGATCATAAATGGATCCAACGTTCAAAACGCTTTTATCAAATCGTTTGACCCATCACAAACCGCCATCGTGCTAAAAACGATATTTAAATTTGAGCATAAAGATCTCAGCGGGCTGTTGTTGCTGCTCGCAAATCAAGAATCGATCGGATGGCTGAGAAAAGCCCTGCACGAATTTCTGGAGTCTTACGAATGATTTTTTCCCAGATATTCGAAATGGTCAATGTCGGGATCGTGATTCTCGACAAAGAGTTTAAGGTTTACAAGTGGAACCGCTGGATGGAAACCTACGGTAAAATCCCGGCCGAAAAAATCGTCGGGGCATCTCTTTTTACTTTTTTCCCTGATCTGAATACGCCCTCGTTCAGGCGAAATTTCAAGGCGGTGACGACTTTCGGCAACTTTGCTTTTTTTTCCCAGAATTTGCACGGTCATCTATTTCCGTTCAAGGCGACAAACACCCTGGGCACAGACATTAAATATATGCAGCAAAACTGCACCATGGGCCCCATCCGCGATGAAAACAACATCATCAATTATGTTTATATTATGGTCCATGATGTCACCGAAATCGCCGTTTACGAACAGAAGCTTCTTGAAATGAATATCAAGGATCCCATGACCGGAGTCTATAATCGAAGATATCTGGAATCCTGTCTTGAAAGAGAGTTCGAAATCCATAAACGCTATAAAAAACCACTGAGCCTGATTATGCTGGATATAGATTTTTTCAAGAGGGTAAACGATACTTGCGGCCATCAATGCGGGGATTCGATCTTAATAGAATGTGCATCTTTTATCGATTCAAATATAAGAACGGTGGATATACTTGCCCGGTATGGTGGTGAGGAATTTTGCTGCCTGCTTCCGGAAACAAGAATCGAGTCTGCGCTATCGACGGCCGAGCGTATTCGTAAAAAAATTGAAGACCATACGTTCCATGTTAATAAAACAAAAATTAAGATCACCGTCAGCCAGGGGGTTGCGGTCCTAAGCCCAGAAATAACCTCTCCTGAAACCCTGCTTAAAATAGCCGACAGTGCCCTTTATAAGGCCAAAGAGGACGGACGAAACAGAACGGTCACGATATCCTAGCCGTCGGAGGACGAAGCGTTTTATTTTTGCAGAAACACCAGACTCAGACTCGGCCAGTAGGTAATGACGAGGACCGCTGCGAACAGTACGATCATAAACGGTAGTGCGGCCCGGTAGAGTTCTGCGATTGGTTTGTTGAAACGGTAACTGGCGATAAACAAATTCATGCCGACCGGCGGCGTAACATACCCGATTTGCATGTTGGCCAGAAAAATAATGCCCAAATGCACCGGGTCGATGCCGTAGCTGACGGCGACCGGAAGAATGATCGGAACCATAATGACCAATGCCGAAAAAATATCCAGGATAGCGCCCAAGATCAACAGCAATATATTCAGCAGAATCAAAAACACGATTTTATTGGTAACCTGAGCTTGAATCAGATCAAATAAGCGCATGGGTACTTCGGCATCGATCAAAAAATTGGTCGATGCCAGTGATACGCCCAGTATCAGCAGAATCCCGCCGACCATCACCATGGAGTCCCGCATGATAGCCGGAAGCTTTGAAAGACTAATCTCCTTGTAGATAAAAACTTCGACTACCAGCACATACATGGCGGTGGCCGCGGCTGCTTCTGAAATGGCAAAATAGCCGCCGTAGATTCCGCCCAGCACGAAAAACGGCAGCGGTATTTCCCAGATGGCCTCCTTAAATGCACTAACGGCTTCCGCTGATGAGAATGCCGTGCGGGTTATGGTGGGATTTAGGCGGTTTTCCCAAAGACTGTATAAAGACAGTAACACCACCATAAGCAATCCGGGCAGCAGTCCCGCCAGAAACAGATCGTTGATGGCGACCTTTTTACCGACGCTCATCTGCTGGGCGATGATGCCGTAAAGAATCAGCGGCAGCGAAGGCGGAAACAGCAGTCCCAGGCTGCCGGAGGTCGTCACCAGGCCGAGGCTGAATTTATCTTTGTATCCGTCCTGGATCAAGGCCGGGTACAACAGGGCCCCCAAAGCAACGATGGTTACCCCCGAGGCACCGGTAAAGGCGGTAAACAGCGCGCAGGCAATGAACGCTACGATGGCCAAGCCGCCCGGCATCCAGCACAGAAACGCCCGGGTCAAGCGGACCAGGCGGTGGGACGTTTTGCTTTCTCCCAAAATGTAACCGGCAAAGGTGAACAGCGGCAGCGCCAGCAATAACGGCGTGTTGGCAATGCGGTAAATTTCAATGGCGATTACCGACAGGCTGACATCCAGATAATGAAAGCCGAGCATTGCTACCGCCAGAATGACGGCGAACAGCGGCGTACCCAAAAGGGCCAGTAGAATCAATATCAGCGCGAAAATATATATGGTCACGATCGGAGCGTAAACATTCGTTTGAAGTTCATAATCGACAGCATGAAATATCGAATGGCGATCACCGCTAAGGCAAAGGGGATAATGGATTCACATACCCAGGCCGGAACGTTTGCAAACACGATGCCGCCGTCGGCATATTCCACCTGCACGAATCGCAGGCTGTAATAGACCATGAGCGTACAAATCAGGGCGGTAAACAATTCCACGACGGCGTTGACGGCGGGTTTGAAACGTTCCGGCATGAAACGGTTAAGGATGTCGATATTAATATGGTTTCCATGGCGGCTGGCCACCATCGCCCCTACCAGACCGACCCACAGCACCAGGACGCGAACCAGAATGTCGCTCCAGACAATGGCGGTTTCGAACAGATTGCGCAGAAAAATCTGGGTCACGGCCAGGCCGATCATCAGTGACAGCAACCCCACCAGGATCCCGTCTTCGATTCGGTACAGAATCGTCCGAACCCGTTCGATAAAAGGCTTGTGCGGGTTGTTATTCATTGGCTCCAGGATGCTTGGATCGATAGTCTTTGAGAAGGCTTTCC is part of the Candidatus Desulfatibia profunda genome and encodes:
- a CDS encoding TRAP transporter large permease subunit, coding for MTIYIFALILILLALLGTPLFAVILAVAMLGFHYLDVSLSVIAIEIYRIANTPLLLALPLFTFAGYILGESKTSHRLVRLTRAFLCWMPGGLAIVAFIACALFTAFTGASGVTIVALGALLYPALIQDGYKDKFSLGLVTTSGSLGLLFPPSLPLILYGIIAQQMSVGKKVAINDLFLAGLLPGLLMVVLLSLYSLWENRLNPTITRTAFSSAEAVSAFKEAIWEIPLPFFVLGGIYGGYFAISEAAAATAMYVLVVEVFIYKEISLSKLPAIMRDSMVMVGGILLILGVSLASTNFLIDAEVPMRLFDLIQAQVTNKIVFLILLNILLLILGAILDIFSALVIMVPIILPVAVSYGIDPVHLGIIFLANMQIGYVTPPVGMNLFIASYRFNKPIAELYRAALPFMIVLFAAVLVITYWPSLSLVFLQK
- a CDS encoding MBL fold metallo-hydrolase translates to MGPVEVAPQLYLVPLDQNLPGFTAFIGAWIFKGSHTFLVDVGPAATVPILLKSIKALKIRHLDAILLTHIHIDHAGGTGDLVAHFPDTPVVCHESGIRHLADPARLWEGSLKTLGRPAEAYGPIRPVAGKLLYDAAQYRQQDVEPIPTPGHAPHHVSFLLGPYLFAGEAGGVFIDLGGKDVYLRPATPPKFHFETYLQSIDSLLAKKPTILCYGHYGISQDAVGMLTIHRKQLLLWKQIITQEFGRAAEKDFLEVCFDRLISADPCLKSFSRMDAPVQDREKGFMQNSIRGFAGYLCDMLADAV
- a CDS encoding TRAP transporter small permease subunit yields the protein MERVRTILYRIEDGILVGLLSLMIGLAVTQIFLRNLFETAIVWSDILVRVLVLWVGLVGAMVASRHGNHINIDILNRFMPERFKPAVNAVVELFTALICTLMVYYSLRFVQVEYADGGIVFANVPAWVCESIIPFALAVIAIRYFMLSIMNFKRMFTLRS
- a CDS encoding PilT/PilU family type 4a pilus ATPase, encoding MKKQEIDYILARMLDAYNNVSDLNITVGKPFQVETSGQLTGVEIDPPFAELTPFQTEIFALNLINQDRRLTEILLREGSCDSSYELPGKARFRVNIFSQRSNYSVVLRKLETKIPSCQEMNLPEAFYKMSQEKNGIILVTGATGSGKSTSLAAVLNEFNEQKSIHIVTLEDPVEYQHPHKKATFNQREMGSDFDAFSSGLRAALRQAPKVILVGEMRDRETVEIGLSAAETGHLVMSTLHTVDAGQTINRILGMFTSEEEQQIRIRLADTVRWIVCQRLLPKIGGGRVAAFEILGTNMRIKDTILHGESEGKTYYEIIQAGTAFGMTTFDDYIVGLYKKGLITEETAMAYSSRKGIVGRGIDSVKSARGEATTDIEGLKIDIDYGREKPRKPR
- a CDS encoding MarR family transcriptional regulator; this encodes MKKQIQIGVGDAASTAKGFIDAWRRAERDEKGKTEHRLYFESLEKLLKTLTSGRWVLLKILRRKGPMSIRALANALGRDYKNVYTDVRQLENIGLIGRTEDEKIKVPWDIVEARFRLAA
- a CDS encoding type IV pilus twitching motility protein PilT gives rise to the protein MARIDAFFKLMHDQGASDLHLVSGQPPALRLRGDVERIKYKVLENDDLKSMLYEIAPEDKVKVFEETGDVDFGYEIPGLARYRANFFMQKYGVAAVFRQIPEQIMTAEQLGLPPVVSKLASLPRGLVLVTGPTGSGKSTTLAAIIDQANRNRKDHIITVEDPVEFVHKSQGCIVNHREVGLHTKSFKAALKGALREDPDIILVGEMRDLETISLAIEAASTGHLVFGTLHTSSAPKTVDRVIEVFPASEQSQIRSTLSDGLRAVIAQVLFKRIDKKGRCAALEILIANPAVRNLIREAKTHQINSMIQTGRKYGMQLLDDAIMELLNKGWISGEEAYMKANEKSKFRPFLKTPPSDFTDA
- a CDS encoding DUF72 domain-containing protein translates to MNISAKESSKTGDCRLLVGTSGFSYTEWVDAGFYPPGTKTGGMLPLYARCFAITELNYTWYQMPPSFARTLSNRKYLAVLIDRLYGLSLAVEFRHRSWADDRVFCSKRPG
- a CDS encoding diguanylate cyclase is translated as MAEKSPARISGVLRMIFSQIFEMVNVGIVILDKEFKVYKWNRWMETYGKIPAEKIVGASLFTFFPDLNTPSFRRNFKAVTTFGNFAFFSQNLHGHLFPFKATNTLGTDIKYMQQNCTMGPIRDENNIINYVYIMVHDVTEIAVYEQKLLEMNIKDPMTGVYNRRYLESCLEREFEIHKRYKKPLSLIMLDIDFFKRVNDTCGHQCGDSILIECASFIDSNIRTVDILARYGGEEFCCLLPETRIESALSTAERIRKKIEDHTFHVNKTKIKITVSQGVAVLSPEITSPETLLKIADSALYKAKEDGRNRTVTIS
- a CDS encoding chemotaxis protein CheC; this translates as MSSETNDIFSDEEKDILQEIMNIAFGSATADLAEVIDIFVELSVPQIHLIPVGELPDFLKNTIHAYDETVIVDQKFWGDFSGSGLLVLPSRATKEMLMLLADKEPEVSFTKTMATLEKESLVEIGNILIGACVGKLSELLKTFATYSPPRIINGSNVQNAFIKSFDPSQTAIVLKTIFKFEHKDLSGLLLLLANQESIGWLRKALHEFLESYE
- a CDS encoding response regulator; the encoded protein is MIKKILIVDDSKVARIMLKKCLPKDKAYEIIEAVDGQDGVNKYREFTPDVTFMDLTMPVLDGFKATAEIMKLDKNAVVIIATADIQRKSAEHVTALGAFTLIKKPVKSELMQEVLAAAELKLSKLPGVK
- a CDS encoding zinc-ribbon domain-containing protein; its protein translation is MDVVCDKCQGKFKIPDEKVPKGQVFSVACPKCQNKISIDTRTDAPPAPAAGPKPPSEKTLLDEVGAGSYDADEKPFDFLEEGAKTALLCEQDAGLQAKIRTALQNMGYSTTVPASARDVLKQMRFHVFDIVMLNERFDSPNPDMNNVLRYLDQLPMSTRRHIFVALFTERFRTMDNMVAFNKSVNIVVNLKNIDDFEKILRRGVADYEAFYRVFKQSLTKIGKI
- the lexA gene encoding transcriptional repressor LexA codes for the protein MQPELTAKQQQFLGYLEREILRTGKAPSLRRAAADMGVSHAAVSQMVRALEDKGTIRRDGRYSRTIHLLNRARETSGVMRWREVPIIGSIAAGLPLYAQQEWDGSVVVDAAVFRGLNLFALRVKGDSMKGAAILDGDLAICEPRQFAENGEIIVALINQEEATVKRFFRREKHIELCPENSAHTPKTYTFDEVLVQGKVVGVQRGPDVMKKL